Proteins found in one Alicyclobacillus cycloheptanicus genomic segment:
- a CDS encoding SPL family radical SAM protein produces MPAPTFTSVAAQQVMNRVTAKTMPFQWSINPYRGCAHGCSFCYARSTHTYFGLEADDSFQRQIFVKGNAAQALDKQLRQLAKKHDWNLEWMAASLGPVAIGTATDPYQPVEARQQVTRACLQVLARYRVPVTITTRSPLILRDLDILREMDVRSVNLSVNTVNRNIWRQMEPASPAPHRRLEAVAALTSAGLHAGIFFAPILPYITDSSREIDAVFDAARQAGAQFVMASVLRLEAAIQPWFFKTLAAYDEKLLPHYRRLYRNAYPPASYVEPLMRKIGARMERHGLSHPHDGRADQSQTDQHQTDQRTPSGGPGAQPATGQLLLPI; encoded by the coding sequence ATGCCAGCGCCGACGTTCACATCCGTGGCCGCCCAGCAAGTGATGAATCGGGTCACGGCGAAGACCATGCCCTTTCAATGGTCCATCAACCCGTATCGGGGCTGTGCGCACGGCTGCAGCTTCTGCTACGCCCGCAGCACACATACCTACTTTGGGCTGGAGGCCGACGATTCTTTTCAGCGGCAAATTTTTGTGAAGGGGAATGCCGCACAGGCGCTGGATAAGCAACTGCGTCAACTGGCCAAAAAGCATGACTGGAATCTGGAGTGGATGGCGGCGTCCCTCGGTCCTGTTGCGATTGGAACAGCCACAGACCCGTATCAGCCCGTGGAGGCGCGCCAGCAGGTAACGCGCGCGTGTTTGCAAGTGCTGGCCCGCTACCGCGTGCCAGTCACCATCACCACGCGCTCGCCGCTCATCCTGCGCGACCTTGATATTCTGCGGGAGATGGACGTTCGGTCGGTGAATCTCAGCGTGAACACGGTCAATCGGAACATCTGGCGGCAGATGGAACCCGCATCTCCCGCGCCCCACCGGCGGCTGGAAGCGGTCGCAGCGCTGACATCGGCCGGACTGCACGCCGGCATTTTCTTCGCCCCCATTTTGCCGTACATCACCGACAGCTCGCGTGAAATCGACGCCGTGTTCGACGCCGCCCGTCAAGCTGGCGCACAGTTTGTCATGGCTTCCGTGCTGCGCCTGGAAGCCGCGATTCAACCGTGGTTCTTCAAAACCCTCGCAGCGTATGACGAGAAATTACTGCCGCACTATCGAAGGCTGTATCGAAACGCCTATCCGCCCGCGTCCTACGTCGAACCCTTGATGCGCAAAATTGGGGCGCGTATGGAGCGGCACGGACTATCGCATCCGCACGACGGCCGTGCCGACCAGTCCCAAACCGACCAACATCAAACTGACCAGCGCACACCGTCCGGCGGCCCTGGTGCACAGCCAGCAACCGGACAGCTGCTGCTGCCCATCTGA
- a CDS encoding HelD family protein yields MLNHEVETGTVPASVPDETRPDPVVEERDRLQQVLTSITRQLEKLQSISTQFDGDDDVEAQTADEVAAQAVERLRAEQVQMMTRARHEPYFGRLDFEAADENAPTPLYIGKFGLEDDATGDRLVIDWRAPVASMFYSFTGQGDTAAYESPDGTIEGRVYLKRNIAIRNSVLQRVVDSYVRGQANLPVTDEFLLYRLTEHKDNRLRDIVSTIQAEQDRIIRAERNLAIVIQGVAGSGKTTVALHRLAYLLYQYKEKLRAERMIIFAPNAMFLDYISEVLPELGVGGIRQTTFAAWAMEPLGDTVKLRNAKRRLERWFGIVEDEAVARERAIAQRKGSLAFAAVLDAHVRACEENLVPSQDFVPWEGAVLKETVIRSWYTAEYRHLPLAQRKARVLARVKRWYEMELKNQVSGQAASALRKTASQRYRSYAAKWGDPSALALYQAVLADEGMEMPTEDAAGHGGNRRKAAASRTGTRSRGHSRPLVETEDLAALLYLHVKLHGIDAENRFDHVVIDEAQDFSPLQIEVLKAHCPTGSFTILGDLAQSIHTYQGISSWDSFLELFPKDASRYFQLDVSYRSTTEIIEFANRIITRFPGFIPARPVFRSGDPVRVDEIAADDRFCAAAQAVAELQQQGANTVAVLCRTEADCEPYYRALADAGIDAQQIDASRQQYHGGVSVLPVYLAKGLEFDAVVIVDADALHYRETASDARLLYVGCTRALHHLWVQYSGKPSPLL; encoded by the coding sequence ATGTTGAATCACGAGGTGGAGACAGGGACTGTGCCTGCGTCGGTACCGGACGAGACGAGGCCTGACCCCGTGGTGGAAGAGCGGGATCGACTACAACAGGTTCTGACCAGCATCACGCGGCAGCTTGAGAAACTGCAATCGATATCGACCCAGTTCGACGGTGACGACGATGTGGAAGCCCAGACGGCGGACGAGGTCGCAGCGCAGGCCGTAGAGCGGCTGCGTGCCGAGCAGGTGCAGATGATGACCCGGGCAAGGCATGAGCCGTACTTTGGCCGGCTCGACTTTGAAGCGGCGGACGAGAACGCGCCGACACCCCTGTACATCGGCAAATTCGGACTGGAGGACGACGCGACCGGCGACCGGCTGGTCATTGATTGGCGTGCGCCCGTCGCAAGCATGTTCTACTCGTTCACGGGGCAGGGGGACACAGCGGCGTACGAGTCGCCCGACGGCACCATTGAAGGGCGGGTGTATTTGAAGCGGAACATCGCGATCCGCAACAGTGTGTTGCAGCGGGTGGTCGACAGCTATGTTCGCGGCCAGGCAAACTTGCCGGTCACGGACGAGTTCCTGCTCTACCGCTTGACAGAGCACAAGGACAACCGCCTGCGGGACATCGTTTCAACCATTCAGGCCGAGCAGGACCGCATCATCCGCGCGGAACGGAATCTGGCGATCGTGATTCAGGGGGTTGCCGGGAGCGGAAAAACGACGGTCGCCCTGCACCGACTGGCCTACCTCTTATATCAATACAAGGAAAAACTCCGCGCGGAGCGGATGATTATCTTCGCGCCGAACGCCATGTTCCTCGATTACATTTCGGAGGTGCTGCCGGAACTCGGAGTCGGGGGGATTCGGCAGACCACGTTTGCCGCCTGGGCGATGGAGCCCTTGGGCGACACGGTCAAACTGCGGAATGCAAAGCGGCGGTTGGAGCGCTGGTTTGGCATCGTGGAGGACGAAGCAGTGGCACGCGAACGTGCCATCGCGCAGCGCAAGGGGTCGCTTGCGTTCGCGGCCGTGCTGGACGCGCACGTCCGGGCGTGTGAGGAGAATCTGGTGCCTTCCCAGGACTTTGTGCCCTGGGAAGGGGCTGTGCTGAAGGAAACGGTCATCCGCAGCTGGTACACGGCGGAGTACCGCCATTTGCCGCTGGCACAGCGGAAGGCGCGGGTGCTTGCCCGTGTCAAGCGGTGGTACGAGATGGAGCTGAAGAACCAAGTGTCTGGCCAGGCGGCGTCCGCACTGCGCAAGACCGCCAGTCAGCGGTATCGCAGCTATGCGGCGAAGTGGGGCGACCCGTCTGCGCTGGCCTTGTACCAGGCGGTCCTGGCCGACGAAGGTATGGAGATGCCGACGGAGGACGCGGCAGGGCACGGGGGCAATCGGCGCAAGGCCGCCGCTTCGCGCACGGGGACGCGCAGCCGCGGACATTCGCGCCCCTTGGTCGAGACGGAAGACCTCGCCGCGCTGCTCTACCTGCACGTGAAACTGCACGGCATTGACGCGGAGAACCGGTTCGATCACGTCGTGATCGACGAAGCCCAGGACTTCTCGCCGCTGCAAATCGAGGTGCTGAAGGCGCACTGTCCGACCGGGTCGTTCACTATTCTGGGCGATCTCGCCCAGTCCATTCATACCTACCAGGGCATTTCGAGCTGGGATTCGTTTCTCGAACTGTTTCCAAAAGACGCTTCCCGCTACTTCCAACTGGATGTGAGTTATCGGTCGACGACCGAGATCATCGAATTTGCGAACCGGATTATCACCCGGTTCCCGGGGTTCATCCCCGCAAGGCCTGTCTTTCGCAGCGGCGACCCGGTTCGCGTCGACGAAATCGCGGCGGACGACCGCTTTTGCGCGGCGGCTCAGGCGGTGGCAGAGCTGCAGCAGCAGGGCGCGAATACGGTGGCGGTTCTCTGCCGGACAGAAGCGGACTGTGAACCGTATTACCGGGCATTGGCGGATGCCGGGATCGACGCACAGCAGATTGATGCCAGCCGCCAGCAGTATCACGGCGGTGTGTCGGTGCTGCCGGTGTATCTGGCCAAGGGGCTCGAGTTTGACGCGGTGGTCATCGTGGATGCGGATGCGCTGCACTACCGGGAAACAGCTTCTGATGCGCGATTGCTGTATGTCGGCTGCACGCGTGCGCTGCACCACTTATGGGTTCAGTACAGCGGCAAGCCATCCCCGCTGCTGTGA
- a CDS encoding YojF family protein, which produces MEPIRREAVDEAISRFVNQDVYLHLETTNGAYAALRSEASMAVCAYIRNGRVKFHRGSIAGDGPYRVGLKMDTGWIYAEGLTDYEVDEEGRLLLAGHDGDGRIAVALQLSLTPFPM; this is translated from the coding sequence ATGGAACCAATTCGTCGAGAAGCGGTCGATGAGGCCATTTCGCGATTTGTCAATCAAGATGTGTATCTGCACTTGGAGACCACCAACGGCGCATATGCGGCGCTGCGGTCAGAAGCCAGCATGGCTGTGTGCGCGTACATCCGCAATGGACGGGTGAAGTTCCACCGCGGGTCCATCGCTGGAGACGGCCCTTACCGGGTTGGACTGAAGATGGACACGGGGTGGATTTACGCGGAAGGGCTGACGGATTACGAAGTGGACGAGGAAGGGCGGCTCTTGTTGGCCGGACACGATGGCGACGGGCGCATTGCGGTGGCGCTGCAGCTGAGCTTGACGCCATTCCCCATGTAA
- the bshB2 gene encoding bacillithiol biosynthesis deacetylase BshB2 — protein sequence MLPKQRHVLAVFPHPDDETFGKAGTVAMYTKAGTPVTLICGTLGQMGRNMGKPFFATREKLPMIRKKELEDACEILGIKDLRLLGLRDKTVEFEDPEVLADRIGEVIAEVRPSMILTYYPKHGVHPDHDALSAATVRAVARLPEDERPEIWGSAVTKNARAVLGEPDIVIDVREVMDIKLAAMRAHRSQSEAMMKNMEAEAASSEAAKKAIEERLGTEVYWIYRG from the coding sequence ATGTTACCAAAGCAGCGACATGTGCTTGCGGTGTTTCCACACCCCGACGATGAAACCTTCGGCAAGGCGGGGACGGTGGCCATGTATACAAAAGCCGGAACCCCGGTCACGCTCATTTGCGGCACCCTCGGACAGATGGGGCGCAACATGGGCAAGCCGTTTTTTGCAACGCGGGAAAAACTGCCCATGATTCGCAAGAAGGAACTCGAAGATGCATGCGAAATTCTTGGCATCAAGGACCTTCGACTGCTGGGGCTGCGCGATAAGACGGTGGAATTTGAGGACCCGGAAGTGCTCGCAGACCGCATCGGCGAGGTGATCGCGGAGGTGCGTCCGTCGATGATCCTGACGTACTACCCGAAGCACGGGGTGCACCCCGACCATGATGCGCTGTCGGCGGCGACCGTTCGTGCCGTGGCCAGGCTGCCGGAAGACGAGCGGCCGGAGATTTGGGGCTCGGCGGTCACCAAGAACGCAAGGGCGGTACTCGGTGAGCCGGACATTGTGATCGACGTGCGGGAAGTCATGGATATCAAGCTTGCCGCCATGCGCGCGCACCGCTCCCAGTCCGAGGCGATGATGAAGAACATGGAAGCGGAAGCGGCGAGCAGCGAGGCAGCCAAAAAAGCCATCGAGGAACGCTTGGGAACGGAAGTGTACTGGATTTACCGCGGGTAA
- a CDS encoding DUF423 domain-containing protein: MQTFLLIGGIFAFLSVALGAFGAHALRTRVAPEKLTVFQTGVQYQMYHALALIAVGLYQAWKGTALLVCWAGWLFVIGTVLFSGSLYILTGSRGRAIGAVTPLGGLAFLAGWVLFVVQAVR, translated from the coding sequence GTGCAAACCTTTCTTCTTATCGGCGGCATTTTTGCGTTTTTGTCGGTGGCGCTTGGCGCGTTTGGCGCCCATGCGCTGCGGACGCGTGTGGCACCGGAGAAGCTGACAGTGTTTCAGACCGGCGTTCAGTACCAGATGTATCATGCCCTTGCGCTGATCGCGGTCGGGCTGTATCAAGCCTGGAAAGGGACGGCCCTCCTGGTCTGCTGGGCTGGATGGCTGTTTGTCATCGGAACGGTGTTGTTTTCCGGGAGCCTGTACATCTTAACGGGCAGCCGGGGACGCGCCATTGGCGCCGTCACACCGCTTGGCGGGCTGGCGTTTCTCGCAGGCTGGGTGTTGTTTGTGGTCCAGGCTGTCCGATAA
- the tlp gene encoding small acid-soluble spore protein Tlp gives MANPDDRSDNVEKLQQMIQDTMANLREAEDFVKAHGDEMRAEDRQDIEAKNIRREEAIEGFRAEIKDEIDQTR, from the coding sequence TTGGCGAATCCTGACGATCGATCCGATAATGTCGAAAAACTACAGCAAATGATTCAAGACACGATGGCGAATCTGCGGGAAGCGGAGGATTTCGTGAAAGCACACGGGGATGAAATGCGGGCGGAAGACCGCCAGGACATTGAAGCAAAAAACATACGCCGCGAAGAAGCCATTGAAGGGTTCCGCGCCGAAATCAAGGACGAGATCGACCAGACACGGTGA
- a CDS encoding glycerophosphodiester phosphodiesterase, producing MRTEIWAHRGFSAVYPENTVMSFQQAIALGVDGIELDVHLTKDGALVVIHDETVDRTTDGTGPVGRMTLAEVKRLHVLGPQGQQVPGARVPTLEEVLDVVASAPLRVSVNIELKSGVVLYPDLEIRTWQCVQQFGLQCRTVFSSFNHYSLLALKRQCNDANIGLLYMEGLVDPWLYARYLHAGALHPYHLAVNEHIVAGAHRDHLRVHVFTVNDPAEIRKLAAWGVDAVITDRPDAALQALS from the coding sequence ATGCGCACAGAAATCTGGGCACACCGAGGGTTTTCCGCGGTTTACCCAGAGAATACCGTGATGAGTTTTCAACAGGCGATTGCGCTCGGCGTCGATGGAATCGAACTGGATGTGCATTTGACAAAGGACGGTGCGCTGGTCGTGATCCACGATGAAACGGTCGACCGCACGACAGATGGCACGGGGCCCGTGGGACGGATGACGCTGGCGGAAGTGAAGCGGCTGCACGTCCTCGGCCCGCAAGGACAGCAGGTCCCCGGCGCACGTGTGCCCACCTTAGAAGAGGTACTGGACGTTGTTGCATCGGCGCCTTTGCGCGTATCCGTGAATATCGAACTCAAGTCCGGCGTCGTTTTGTATCCGGATCTGGAAATTCGCACGTGGCAGTGTGTCCAGCAGTTCGGGCTGCAGTGCCGGACGGTGTTCTCCTCGTTCAATCACTACAGTTTGTTGGCTTTGAAACGCCAGTGCAACGACGCGAACATTGGGCTTTTGTACATGGAAGGGCTCGTCGACCCCTGGCTGTACGCCCGCTATCTCCATGCGGGCGCCCTGCATCCGTACCACCTGGCTGTCAACGAGCATATCGTTGCGGGGGCACACCGGGACCACCTGCGGGTCCACGTGTTCACGGTGAACGATCCGGCGGAAATTCGCAAGCTCGCAGCGTGGGGGGTCGACGCCGTGATCACCGACCGGCCGGACGCGGCGCTGCAGGCGCTGAGTTGA
- the acnA gene encoding aconitate hydratase AcnA — translation MVYHDPFGARDQLSVGGRKYTYFRLSALEEKGVGPVSKLPFSIKILLEAVLRQIDNKAIGVDHVRALANWNAAAPQKDDVPFKPARILLQDFTGVPAVVDLAALRSAMHRLGGDPKRINPLIPVDLVIDHSVQVDAFGSPEALEFNISREFERNEERYKFLRWAQKSFDNFRVVPPGTGIVHQVNLEYLAKVVQSKQVGDEVVVFPDSLVGTDSHTTMINGIGVLGWGVGGIEAEACMLGQPLYQLLPEVIGFKLTGSLPEGATATDLALTVTNMLRKKGVVGKFVEFYGPGLTNISLADRATVANMAPEYGATMGFFPVDAETLNYLRSTGRDEELVALVEAYTKAEGLFRTDDTPDPVFTDTIELDLATVQPTMAGPKRPQDRIALTDMKKNFEEALTKPLDKAGFGLTDEEVKKEVVIQHKDGSTSVMKTGAVAIAAITSCTNTSNPSVMLGAGLLAKKAVERGLVTPKYVKTSLAPGSKVVKDYLERAGLIEPLAALGFDIVGYGCTTCIGNSGPLPDEVSEPIKENDLLVSAVLSGNRNFEGRIHALVRANYLASPPLVIAYALAGTVDIDLTTEPLGTDKNGQPVYLKDIWPSSIEIEQTIQSVISPEMFRAEYEHVFSSNERWNQLATPEGELYDWDKASTYIQEPPFFVGLTSELPPASDIKNGRVLALLGDSVTTDHISPAGNIAINSPAGKYLTEHGVKPFDFNSYGSRRGNHEVMMRGTFANIRIRNQVAPGTEGGVTKYLPTDEVMPIYDAAMKYQEAGVPLVVIAGKEYGTGSSRDWAAKGTNLLGIRAVIAESFERIHRSNLVGMGVLPLQFKNGDSWQSLGLTGREVIQIEGLDGELVPGQDLKVTFVREDGSRIEVQTTVRLDSNIEIEYYRNGGILQTVLRSFLQEELARA, via the coding sequence ATGGTGTACCACGATCCATTTGGAGCGCGCGACCAACTCTCCGTGGGCGGTCGCAAGTATACGTACTTCCGCCTGTCCGCGCTCGAGGAGAAAGGCGTTGGCCCAGTCTCCAAACTTCCTTTCTCTATCAAAATCCTGTTGGAAGCCGTCCTTCGCCAAATTGATAACAAGGCGATTGGGGTCGATCACGTTCGTGCATTGGCGAACTGGAATGCCGCCGCACCGCAGAAGGACGACGTTCCGTTCAAGCCGGCCCGCATTCTGCTGCAGGACTTCACCGGCGTTCCGGCTGTGGTCGACTTGGCCGCACTCCGTTCTGCCATGCATCGACTGGGCGGCGATCCGAAGCGAATCAACCCGCTGATTCCAGTCGACCTCGTCATTGACCACTCCGTGCAGGTCGACGCGTTTGGTTCGCCGGAAGCGCTGGAGTTCAACATCAGCCGTGAATTCGAGCGCAACGAAGAGCGCTACAAATTCCTCCGCTGGGCGCAAAAGTCGTTCGACAACTTCCGTGTCGTGCCGCCCGGGACGGGGATTGTTCACCAGGTCAACCTCGAGTACCTGGCGAAGGTCGTGCAGAGCAAGCAGGTTGGCGACGAGGTTGTCGTATTCCCGGACTCCTTGGTCGGAACCGATTCGCACACGACGATGATCAACGGCATCGGCGTCCTCGGCTGGGGTGTCGGCGGTATCGAAGCCGAAGCTTGCATGCTCGGACAGCCCTTGTATCAATTGCTGCCGGAAGTCATTGGCTTCAAACTGACAGGCAGCTTGCCGGAAGGCGCGACCGCCACCGACCTGGCCCTGACGGTCACGAACATGCTCCGGAAGAAGGGCGTCGTTGGCAAGTTCGTCGAGTTCTACGGCCCAGGTTTGACCAACATCAGCCTGGCAGACCGGGCGACCGTCGCCAACATGGCGCCAGAATACGGCGCAACCATGGGCTTCTTCCCGGTGGACGCTGAAACGTTGAACTACCTGCGCAGCACGGGGCGCGACGAGGAACTCGTGGCGTTGGTGGAAGCCTACACCAAGGCAGAAGGCTTGTTCCGTACGGACGACACCCCGGACCCGGTGTTCACGGACACCATTGAACTCGACCTGGCAACCGTCCAGCCGACGATGGCGGGTCCGAAACGGCCGCAGGACCGCATCGCGCTCACCGACATGAAGAAGAACTTCGAAGAAGCGCTGACCAAGCCGCTCGACAAGGCCGGCTTTGGCCTGACGGACGAAGAAGTCAAGAAAGAAGTTGTGATTCAGCATAAGGACGGCTCCACCTCGGTCATGAAGACCGGTGCTGTCGCCATCGCTGCCATCACGAGCTGCACCAATACATCGAACCCATCGGTCATGCTGGGCGCCGGCCTGCTCGCAAAGAAGGCGGTCGAACGCGGCCTGGTCACGCCGAAATACGTGAAGACGAGCCTGGCACCGGGATCGAAAGTGGTCAAGGACTACCTTGAACGGGCTGGCCTGATTGAGCCGCTGGCGGCGCTTGGTTTCGACATCGTCGGGTACGGCTGCACCACCTGTATCGGCAACAGCGGTCCGCTGCCGGATGAAGTGAGCGAACCCATTAAGGAAAACGACCTCCTGGTATCCGCCGTGCTGTCCGGAAACCGCAACTTTGAAGGCCGGATTCACGCCCTGGTCCGTGCCAACTACCTGGCCTCGCCGCCGCTGGTGATTGCCTACGCGCTGGCGGGCACGGTGGACATCGACCTGACCACAGAACCGCTGGGTACGGACAAGAACGGTCAGCCGGTGTACCTGAAGGACATCTGGCCGAGCTCCATCGAGATCGAGCAGACGATTCAGTCCGTCATCAGCCCGGAGATGTTCCGTGCGGAGTACGAGCACGTCTTCTCCAGCAACGAGCGTTGGAACCAGCTCGCGACGCCGGAGGGCGAACTGTACGATTGGGATAAGGCGTCAACCTATATCCAGGAGCCGCCGTTCTTCGTGGGTCTGACTTCCGAACTGCCGCCGGCGTCCGATATCAAGAACGGACGCGTGCTGGCACTGCTCGGCGACTCGGTCACCACGGACCACATCTCGCCGGCTGGCAACATCGCCATCAACAGCCCGGCTGGCAAGTACCTGACCGAGCACGGCGTCAAGCCGTTTGACTTCAACTCGTACGGCTCACGGCGCGGCAACCACGAAGTCATGATGCGCGGCACCTTCGCAAACATCCGCATCCGGAACCAGGTTGCACCTGGCACCGAGGGCGGCGTGACCAAGTACCTGCCGACCGACGAAGTGATGCCGATTTACGACGCCGCGATGAAGTACCAGGAGGCGGGCGTTCCGCTGGTCGTCATCGCCGGTAAGGAATACGGTACAGGCAGCTCGCGCGACTGGGCGGCGAAGGGCACGAACCTGCTCGGCATTCGTGCGGTGATTGCGGAGAGCTTCGAACGCATCCACCGCAGCAACCTGGTCGGCATGGGCGTGCTGCCGCTGCAGTTCAAGAACGGCGACTCCTGGCAGTCCCTTGGCCTGACCGGGCGGGAAGTCATTCAGATTGAAGGCCTCGATGGTGAACTTGTGCCGGGTCAGGACCTGAAAGTGACCTTCGTGCGCGAAGACGGCAGCCGCATTGAAGTACAGACCACGGTTCGCCTCGACAGCAACATCGAGATTGAGTACTACCGCAACGGCGGTATCCTGCAGACGGTTCTCCGGAGCTTCCTCCAGGAGGAACTCGCCCGCGCGTAA
- a CDS encoding THUMP domain-containing class I SAM-dependent RNA methyltransferase gives MATTAFGLEAVVKREIEQLGYTPTRTDNGFVEFEGDETAVVRANLWLRTAERVLIVMGRFHADTFDSLFEQTKALPWSDVLPETAEFPVSGKSVRSTLSSVPACQRIVKKAIVESLKRTYGRSEFPETSSRFPIEVSLLKDEATLTLDTSGAGLHKRGYRMLTAAAPIRETLAAALVLLSRWLPHRPFADPLCGSGTIAVEAAMIAKNIAPGLNRSFAAEAWPLVPAAAWQQGRDQAKEAVRSDVEVHIHASDIDAKVLSLAGFHARKAGVADCIHISQLDVRNFRPSESYGCIVTNPPYGERMGAEAEVSALYRTMGKTFAALDRWSVFVITSHPSFESLYGKRADKKRKLYNGRIQTNLYQYLGPLPPRQPS, from the coding sequence ATGGCAACAACCGCGTTCGGACTGGAGGCGGTTGTCAAGCGCGAAATCGAACAACTTGGCTACACCCCGACGCGCACAGACAACGGGTTTGTCGAGTTCGAAGGCGACGAGACCGCCGTTGTGCGGGCGAATCTGTGGCTGCGGACCGCGGAGCGGGTCCTCATCGTCATGGGGCGTTTTCACGCCGATACGTTCGACAGCCTGTTCGAGCAAACCAAGGCCTTGCCGTGGTCGGATGTTTTGCCAGAGACAGCGGAGTTTCCGGTGTCCGGCAAATCCGTGCGTTCCACGTTGTCGAGCGTCCCGGCCTGCCAGCGCATCGTCAAAAAGGCGATTGTGGAAAGCCTCAAGCGCACGTATGGTCGGTCTGAGTTTCCGGAAACTTCGTCGCGGTTTCCGATTGAAGTCTCCCTGCTCAAGGACGAAGCCACACTGACACTGGACACCAGCGGCGCAGGTCTGCACAAGCGGGGCTACCGCATGCTCACCGCCGCGGCCCCCATTCGCGAGACCTTGGCGGCTGCACTGGTGCTGCTGAGCCGATGGCTTCCCCACCGGCCGTTCGCCGACCCCCTCTGTGGATCCGGTACCATCGCGGTGGAAGCCGCCATGATTGCCAAGAACATCGCACCCGGATTGAACCGCAGTTTCGCCGCGGAGGCCTGGCCCCTCGTGCCGGCCGCAGCTTGGCAGCAAGGCCGCGACCAGGCCAAGGAAGCCGTGCGCTCGGACGTGGAGGTCCACATTCACGCCAGCGATATCGACGCAAAAGTGCTTAGCCTGGCTGGGTTCCACGCGCGCAAGGCCGGCGTGGCGGACTGCATCCACATCTCACAGCTGGACGTCCGAAATTTTCGACCGAGCGAGTCCTACGGCTGCATTGTGACCAATCCCCCGTACGGAGAGCGGATGGGTGCAGAAGCGGAAGTCAGCGCCCTGTACCGAACGATGGGCAAAACGTTTGCGGCGCTCGATCGGTGGTCGGTGTTCGTCATTACCTCCCACCCATCGTTTGAGTCGCTCTACGGCAAACGGGCCGACAAGAAGCGAAAACTGTACAATGGGCGCATCCAAACCAACCTGTATCAATACCTCGGTCCCTTGCCGCCTCGTCAGCCGTCGTAA
- the coxB gene encoding cytochrome c oxidase subunit II — MPNVASWLPPALTQMAQRVDSLFYIVLGIVAAFFVIVEVLLITFLIRYRRTRKNRTGKGVHGNNLFEIIWTLVPTVILVFMGVISVKYVYAQQTPPPHPVVIKVTGHMWYWEFQYPNGLDTRNVLDVPAGQPVLFDITSADVIHGFYIPAVRVQQDALPGRQTQFWMQADTKDIGQSFPVPCDQFCGVDHSKMHATMTVLSPSDFQQWEASQLQKQKASSGS, encoded by the coding sequence GTGCCTAATGTCGCGTCTTGGTTGCCTCCCGCGCTGACCCAGATGGCGCAACGTGTCGACTCCTTGTTTTACATCGTGCTGGGGATTGTGGCTGCTTTTTTCGTAATTGTCGAAGTTCTTCTGATTACGTTCCTCATTCGCTATCGCCGTACCAGGAAGAATCGAACTGGCAAAGGCGTACACGGCAACAACCTGTTTGAAATCATCTGGACGCTTGTTCCGACCGTCATTCTAGTCTTCATGGGCGTTATCAGCGTGAAGTATGTGTACGCACAGCAAACCCCGCCTCCGCATCCAGTCGTGATTAAGGTGACGGGGCACATGTGGTACTGGGAGTTCCAGTATCCGAATGGGCTTGATACGCGGAATGTTCTGGATGTTCCGGCAGGCCAGCCTGTGTTGTTCGACATTACATCCGCAGACGTCATTCACGGCTTTTACATACCGGCTGTCCGTGTTCAACAGGACGCACTGCCTGGCCGGCAAACGCAGTTTTGGATGCAGGCGGATACCAAGGACATCGGTCAGTCGTTCCCGGTTCCCTGCGATCAGTTCTGCGGCGTCGATCACTCCAAGATGCACGCGACGATGACGGTCCTGTCGCCGTCTGACTTTCAACAATGGGAGGCCTCGCAGCTTCAAAAACAAAAGGCCTCGTCCGGCAGTTGA